One window from the genome of Metabacillus flavus encodes:
- the mgtE gene encoding magnesium transporter has protein sequence MAELQKMDELEEELLITALREDRMDAFRDLFFDRHSYDQGRWFVKLEPEDRAILYRFLSPEEMAAIFENIDADEEEVETYLSEMDSIYAAQMLAQMYADDAVDVLNELDQGKVAGYLTLMEEDAAKEIRELLHYKEFTAGSIMTTEFVAIHAHQTVRSAMQILKSEAPNAETIYYTFVVDEDRRLVGVVSLRDLIISEDETMITEIMNERVYSVLVSVDQEEAARKIRDYNFLALPVVDINDRLLGIITIDDIVDVIDEEASDDYSKLAGISDADSSDKGPFSAAKKRLPWLIILLFLGMLTASLIGRFEETLDQVAILSVFIPLIAGMAGNTGTQALAVAIRRIALGEIEKETSFKILFREAGTGLIAGTVCGVLVTGVVFVWKGDLLLGMLVGTAILFSLIVAAVAGAMVPIVMHRFKIDPAVASGPFITTINDIISILIYLGLASLFIQNLH, from the coding sequence ATGGCGGAATTGCAAAAAATGGATGAGCTTGAAGAAGAGCTTCTTATTACCGCTTTAAGAGAAGATAGGATGGATGCTTTCAGGGATTTGTTCTTCGACCGTCATTCCTATGATCAAGGAAGATGGTTCGTTAAGCTTGAACCTGAGGACCGGGCTATTCTTTACCGCTTTCTCTCACCCGAAGAAATGGCTGCAATCTTTGAGAATATTGATGCGGATGAGGAAGAGGTTGAGACGTACCTTTCTGAAATGGATTCCATATATGCTGCGCAAATGCTCGCTCAAATGTATGCCGATGATGCGGTTGATGTTCTGAATGAATTGGATCAAGGTAAAGTAGCCGGTTATTTAACTTTAATGGAGGAAGATGCGGCTAAGGAAATACGCGAACTACTTCATTATAAAGAATTTACAGCCGGAAGCATTATGACAACAGAATTTGTTGCCATTCATGCACACCAGACCGTCCGCTCGGCTATGCAAATATTAAAAAGCGAAGCGCCGAATGCTGAGACGATTTACTATACGTTCGTCGTTGATGAGGACAGACGGCTTGTCGGAGTCGTTTCATTAAGAGATTTAATCATCTCGGAGGATGAAACGATGATCACCGAGATTATGAACGAACGAGTCTATTCGGTATTGGTATCCGTTGATCAGGAGGAAGCAGCGAGAAAAATCAGGGATTATAACTTCCTGGCCCTTCCGGTTGTGGATATTAACGATCGGCTGCTCGGCATCATTACCATTGATGATATCGTTGATGTTATCGATGAAGAAGCCTCTGATGATTACTCGAAGCTCGCTGGGATTTCCGACGCGGACTCATCAGATAAAGGGCCATTTTCAGCCGCGAAAAAGAGACTTCCGTGGCTGATTATCCTTTTATTTCTCGGAATGCTCACAGCAAGCCTGATTGGCCGTTTTGAAGAAACATTGGATCAGGTGGCGATTCTTTCTGTGTTCATCCCGCTGATTGCCGGGATGGCCGGAAATACTGGAACGCAGGCCCTGGCTGTTGCCATCAGAAGAATTGCTTTAGGAGAAATCGAAAAGGAAACGTCCTTCAAAATTTTGTTCAGGGAAGCAGGTACCGGCCTGATTGCAGGTACAGTATGCGGGGTCCTTGTAACAGGCGTCGTGTTTGTATGGAAGGGAGACCTCCTGCTCGGAATGCTGGTCGGAACGGCGATTCTCTTTTCGCTTATAGTCGCCGCTGTTGCTGGAGCCATGGTTCCAATCGTGATGCATCGCTTTAAAATAGATCCAGCCGTTGCATCAGGGCCATTTATTACAACGATTAATGATATTATCAGTATTCTTATTTATCTTGGACTTGCATCCTTATTCATTCAAAATCTTCATTAG
- a CDS encoding monovalent cation:proton antiporter family protein: protein MEHEASVTSLVIVVLVAFMTPILMHRLKLNFMPVVVAEILMGLVIGKSGFDIVAQDTWLQTLSSLGFIFLMFLSGLEIDFSAFTGGKRKEKLPNGKPVPNTFIASGAVFAGIFVLSILLSLIFVWTGFIKNAFLMTLIISTISLGVVVPTLKEGGIMKSNIGQIILLVAVIADLVTMILLAVFASIYGDGGGSIWLLLILFAAGVVLYFVGNRFKNRSFIDSMSKGTIQIGTRAIFALIIILVGISETIGAENILGAFLAGVLVSLLSPNKEMVQKLDSFGYGFLIPIFFVMIGVELDLWKLFENPKILVLIPLLLIALFISKLLPILYLRKWYDMRTTASAGFLLTATLSLVIAATTIGQKANVIDEQMSGALILVAVISSIISPIGFKKLFPKQKLADQKLQVALIGANQMTLPVTRELNPDYYQTVVFHTFQDKMDDQIAESLFEIKELEDYSMESLQSSHVFDADILVVATGEEERNADIAIFAKEKEVPRVIASIASAELGEKLKEHDVDLFSVLLSTTVLLQALIESPDIVRILTNKETGLYQVTMNNAKYSGITLRTFPYTGDIIFVRIFRGKDSIVPHGDTNLRVGDRILVTGSAEYVKELRRELQN from the coding sequence ATGGAACACGAAGCTTCCGTAACATCATTGGTCATAGTCGTCCTGGTCGCCTTTATGACACCGATCCTCATGCACCGGTTAAAGCTGAATTTTATGCCTGTCGTTGTTGCCGAAATTTTAATGGGGCTTGTTATTGGCAAAAGCGGTTTTGACATCGTTGCACAGGACACCTGGCTGCAGACTCTCTCATCATTGGGCTTTATTTTCCTTATGTTTTTAAGCGGACTGGAAATTGACTTTAGTGCGTTTACAGGAGGAAAAAGAAAAGAAAAGCTTCCAAACGGGAAGCCGGTCCCCAATACGTTCATCGCTTCAGGTGCTGTATTCGCGGGAATCTTTGTTCTTTCCATTCTTCTGTCCCTGATTTTCGTTTGGACAGGCTTTATAAAGAATGCTTTCCTGATGACTTTGATCATTTCTACAATTTCGCTTGGGGTAGTGGTTCCCACCTTAAAAGAAGGCGGCATCATGAAAAGCAACATTGGCCAAATCATTCTGCTTGTCGCGGTAATCGCTGACTTGGTCACTATGATTCTGCTTGCCGTCTTTGCCTCCATATATGGAGATGGCGGCGGCAGCATTTGGCTACTGCTCATCCTGTTTGCAGCGGGAGTGGTTTTATACTTTGTAGGGAATCGATTTAAAAACCGCTCATTCATCGATTCAATGTCAAAAGGAACGATTCAGATTGGTACGCGGGCAATCTTCGCGCTCATCATCATTCTGGTTGGAATCTCAGAAACCATAGGAGCAGAAAACATTTTAGGAGCCTTCTTGGCGGGAGTGCTTGTATCCCTGCTGTCACCGAATAAAGAAATGGTTCAAAAGCTGGATTCCTTTGGCTACGGGTTCCTCATACCCATTTTCTTCGTGATGATTGGAGTGGAGCTTGATTTATGGAAGCTGTTCGAGAACCCGAAAATCCTGGTGCTGATTCCGCTTCTTTTGATTGCTCTGTTTATTTCAAAACTTCTCCCCATTCTTTACTTGCGAAAATGGTATGACATGCGCACGACCGCGTCGGCAGGATTTCTGTTAACTGCAACACTGTCACTTGTAATCGCGGCCACCACGATCGGTCAAAAAGCGAACGTGATTGATGAGCAGATGTCGGGAGCCCTCATTCTCGTTGCGGTCATTTCAAGCATCATTTCGCCGATTGGATTTAAAAAGCTGTTTCCTAAACAAAAGCTTGCGGATCAGAAGCTGCAGGTAGCGCTCATTGGAGCCAATCAGATGACACTCCCGGTTACAAGAGAGCTTAATCCTGATTATTATCAGACTGTCGTCTTCCACACGTTTCAGGACAAAATGGATGACCAGATTGCTGAATCTTTATTCGAAATCAAGGAGCTCGAGGATTATTCAATGGAAAGTCTGCAAAGCAGTCATGTTTTTGATGCAGATATTCTTGTTGTCGCTACAGGAGAAGAGGAAAGAAACGCTGACATCGCTATTTTTGCAAAAGAAAAAGAAGTACCTAGGGTAATCGCAAGCATTGCTTCTGCGGAGCTTGGGGAAAAGCTGAAGGAGCATGATGTCGATCTTTTCTCTGTCCTGCTTTCAACGACGGTATTGCTGCAGGCCCTGATTGAATCACCGGATATTGTCCGCATCCTGACAAACAAAGAGACCGGGCTGTATCAAGTTACGATGAACAATGCAAAATATTCAGGCATTACGCTAAGAACCTTCCCATATACAGGAGACATCATTTTCGTCCGGATTTTCCGTGGGAAAGATTCGATTGTACCCCATGGAGATACAAATCTTCGGGTAGGGGATCGAATTCTTGTTACGGGATCGGCTGAATATGTGAAGGAACTAAGAAGAGAATTGCAAAATTAA
- a CDS encoding NAD kinase: protein MRFAITSKGDNKSNTLMQKMRTYLSDFDLEYDEDRPDIVISVGGDGTLLYAFHRYRSRLDKTAFIGVHTGHLGFYADWVPDEIEKLVIAIAKTPHQIVEYPILEVIIRHNDGGKEARYLALNECTVKAIENSLVMDVEIKGQRFETFRGDGLCISTPSGSTAYNKALGGAILHPSIRAIQLAEMASINNRVFRTVGSPLILPDHHTCLLKPVNDVDFQITIDHLTLLHKDVKSIQCRVAKENVRFARFRPFPFWKRVKDSFIGQ, encoded by the coding sequence ATGAGATTCGCAATTACGTCTAAAGGCGATAACAAATCCAATACACTGATGCAAAAAATGAGGACTTACCTGAGTGACTTTGATCTCGAGTATGATGAAGATCGTCCCGATATTGTCATCTCTGTAGGCGGCGATGGCACCCTTCTTTACGCGTTTCACCGTTATCGCAGCCGTCTTGATAAGACCGCTTTTATAGGAGTGCATACAGGCCACCTCGGTTTTTATGCCGACTGGGTTCCGGATGAAATTGAAAAGCTGGTTATAGCGATTGCTAAAACTCCTCATCAGATTGTGGAATATCCAATCCTTGAGGTTATTATCCGGCATAATGACGGGGGGAAAGAAGCGCGGTACCTCGCTTTGAACGAGTGCACAGTGAAAGCGATTGAGAATTCCCTTGTGATGGATGTCGAAATCAAAGGCCAGAGGTTTGAAACGTTCCGAGGTGATGGATTGTGCATCTCCACCCCATCCGGAAGCACGGCATATAATAAAGCCTTGGGGGGAGCTATACTGCATCCGTCCATCCGGGCCATACAGCTTGCCGAGATGGCTTCTATTAATAACCGTGTGTTCCGTACAGTAGGCTCTCCGCTTATTTTGCCTGACCACCACACCTGCCTGCTTAAGCCTGTCAATGATGTGGATTTCCAAATCACGATCGATCATTTAACCCTGCTGCATAAAGATGTGAAATCTATTCAATGCCGCGTCGCAAAGGAAAACGTTCGCTTCGCCCGATTCCGTCCATTCCCTTTCTGGAAACGTGTAAAGGATTCCTTTATTGGCCAGTAA
- the prpE gene encoding bis(5'-nucleosyl)-tetraphosphatase PrpE: protein MKIDVIGDVHGCYKELDELLHKLGYKDYDGVPIHPEGRKISFVGDLTDRGPDSLKVIEKTARIIDAGKGYYSPGNHCDKLYRYLKGNKVQIKHGLETTVEELEQLNERDRKTLRDTFMKLYEEAPIYQELDGGKLIVAHAGIQEKDIGRYTKRIKEFVFYGDVTGEIMENGLPERRDWALHYKGTRLIVYGHTPVKSPRSINKTINIDTGAVFGGKLTAFRYPEEETISVPSSMPFDAARFREYPGS from the coding sequence ATGAAAATAGATGTGATTGGAGATGTGCACGGCTGCTATAAGGAGTTGGACGAGTTGCTGCACAAGCTTGGGTATAAGGATTATGATGGTGTACCCATCCATCCTGAAGGAAGAAAAATTTCTTTTGTCGGCGATTTAACAGACCGGGGGCCAGACTCATTAAAAGTCATCGAAAAAACGGCTCGGATTATTGACGCAGGAAAAGGGTATTACTCTCCCGGTAATCACTGTGACAAGCTCTATCGCTATTTGAAAGGCAATAAAGTACAGATCAAGCACGGTTTGGAGACAACTGTTGAAGAATTAGAGCAATTAAATGAGCGGGACAGAAAAACACTTCGCGATACATTTATGAAGCTTTATGAAGAAGCCCCTATTTATCAGGAGCTGGATGGCGGCAAACTGATTGTCGCCCATGCAGGAATTCAGGAAAAGGATATTGGCCGTTATACGAAGCGGATCAAGGAATTTGTATTCTACGGAGATGTTACTGGCGAGATAATGGAAAATGGGCTGCCTGAGAGAAGAGACTGGGCGCTTCATTATAAAGGAACGCGCTTGATTGTTTACGGCCATACACCGGTGAAAAGCCCCAGATCCATTAACAAAACCATTAACATCGACACGGGGGCGGTATTTGGAGGGAAGCTGACCGCTTTTCGGTACCCTGAAGAAGAAACGATTTCCGTTCCTTCCTCCATGCCTTTCGACGCGGCAAGATTCAGAGAGTATCCCGGCTCCTGA
- a CDS encoding RluA family pseudouridine synthase, translating to MEWTVSKQECGMLVKEFLQQKQLTKRAIIDIKFSGGSITVNGIQETVRRKVAAGDIVAVLFPVEKPSESLISQELELSIVYEDDHCIVLNKAAGMPSIPSRLYPHSTLANGLLHHLQNQGLSSTIHIVNRLDKDTSGLMLAAKHRFSHSLFSKQQKQAGIHRTYMAIVHGRVDLNGGVIDRPIGRSPESIIERQVREDGQHAVTAYRTIARRDSFSLVSLKLETGRTHQIRVHMSYIGHPLAGDTLYGGVNDQMRRQALHSAELSFWHPFMEKEMRFESSIPLDMLNFWEETE from the coding sequence ATGGAATGGACCGTTTCGAAGCAGGAGTGCGGTATGCTGGTGAAAGAATTTTTACAGCAAAAGCAGCTGACGAAACGTGCGATCATTGATATTAAATTCAGCGGCGGAAGCATTACTGTGAATGGAATTCAAGAGACAGTCAGAAGGAAGGTGGCAGCCGGGGACATAGTGGCTGTTCTTTTTCCTGTGGAAAAACCGAGTGAAAGTCTGATTTCTCAAGAATTAGAGCTATCAATCGTTTATGAAGATGATCACTGTATCGTTCTAAACAAAGCGGCAGGAATGCCGTCCATACCATCCAGGCTTTATCCGCACAGCACACTTGCTAATGGATTGCTGCATCATCTCCAAAATCAGGGACTGTCTTCTACCATCCATATTGTTAATCGGCTCGATAAGGACACCTCTGGCCTCATGCTCGCAGCCAAACACCGCTTCAGCCACTCGTTATTTTCCAAACAGCAGAAACAAGCCGGGATTCATCGAACGTATATGGCAATTGTTCATGGAAGAGTAGATTTGAATGGAGGGGTTATTGACAGACCGATTGGGAGGAGTCCCGAGAGCATCATAGAAAGGCAAGTTCGGGAGGATGGACAGCACGCTGTGACGGCTTATCGGACCATAGCCAGAAGGGATTCATTCAGCCTGGTATCCTTAAAGCTAGAAACCGGCAGAACACATCAAATTCGAGTCCATATGAGCTATATTGGCCATCCGCTTGCGGGAGATACTCTTTACGGGGGAGTTAATGATCAAATGAGAAGACAGGCTTTGCATAGCGCGGAGCTTTCGTTCTGGCATCCGTTTATGGAAAAAGAAATGAGATTTGAAAGCAGTATTCCATTGGATATGCTTAATTTTTGGGAGGAAACAGAATAG
- a CDS encoding GTP pyrophosphokinase: MNEREWELFLAPYQQAVDELKVKLKGLRSEYELESSHSPIEFVTGRVKPIASILDKAKRKNIHLDMLHSDMQDIAGLRMMCQFTDDIRAVVNMLRKRKDLEIVEERDYISHKKESGYRSYHVVAHYPVQTISGEKKILIEIQIRTLAMNFWATVEHSLNYKYKGNFPDAIRIRLKRAAEAAYRLDEEMSLIKGEIQEAHAIFSRKTETNESD; the protein is encoded by the coding sequence ATGAATGAGAGAGAATGGGAGCTGTTCCTGGCTCCATATCAGCAGGCGGTTGACGAATTAAAGGTCAAGTTAAAGGGATTAAGGTCAGAATATGAGCTAGAAAGCTCACATTCTCCTATAGAATTTGTGACGGGGAGAGTCAAGCCGATTGCGAGTATTCTCGATAAGGCTAAACGAAAAAACATCCATTTGGATATGCTTCACAGTGACATGCAGGATATCGCGGGGCTAAGAATGATGTGCCAGTTCACAGATGATATCCGGGCAGTAGTGAACATGCTGAGAAAACGGAAAGACTTGGAAATTGTTGAGGAAAGAGATTACATTTCCCATAAGAAAGAGAGCGGATACCGGTCATACCATGTCGTCGCACATTATCCGGTTCAGACAATAAGCGGCGAAAAGAAGATTCTGATTGAAATTCAGATCCGGACATTAGCAATGAATTTCTGGGCAACAGTAGAGCATTCTCTTAATTACAAGTATAAAGGGAATTTCCCAGATGCAATCAGGATCCGTCTTAAGCGGGCAGCGGAAGCCGCATACAGGCTGGATGAAGAAATGTCACTGATAAAGGGAGAAATTCAAGAGGCCCATGCCATTTTCTCAAGAAAAACGGAAACAAACGAGTCGGATTAG
- a CDS encoding DUF1272 domain-containing protein, whose amino-acid sequence MPLEMRKQCERCSETLNAQSPAYICVHECTFCEPCTEELMKVCPNCSGELVKRPRPRVH is encoded by the coding sequence ATGCCACTTGAGATGCGAAAGCAATGCGAGCGGTGCAGTGAAACCCTGAATGCTCAGTCCCCTGCCTACATATGTGTACACGAATGCACATTCTGCGAACCATGCACAGAAGAGTTGATGAAGGTTTGCCCCAATTGCAGCGGGGAATTAGTGAAGCGGCCTAGGCCGAGGGTTCACTAA
- a CDS encoding class I SAM-dependent methyltransferase, with product MEFKGSKAYDEEAFFQQFMKRRNRTDSPNLRIEKPAILQLIGNPEGFSVLDLGCGDASLGLDLLEKGCSSYLGIEGSNKMFEEAIQLLEASKGKMELSSMEDYSYPPEAFDLAVSELAIHYVEDMETLFQSIFQTLKPGGRLVFSVQHPLLTSSFKSSESGESRSSWIVDDYFYSGKRVENWMGEQVVKYHRSTGEYFSALANAGFKIESLTEPKPDPEQFSNPEEYKRRMRIPLFLLFSCVKGEDFIG from the coding sequence ATGGAATTTAAAGGATCTAAGGCATATGACGAAGAAGCGTTTTTTCAGCAATTTATGAAAAGAAGGAATAGAACAGACAGTCCCAATTTAAGGATTGAGAAACCGGCGATTCTCCAATTGATCGGCAATCCTGAGGGATTCTCGGTTCTCGACCTTGGCTGCGGGGATGCATCACTGGGGCTGGATTTACTTGAAAAAGGCTGCTCCTCCTACTTAGGAATCGAAGGCTCGAATAAAATGTTCGAAGAAGCGATTCAGCTGCTTGAAGCATCGAAAGGAAAGATGGAATTATCATCAATGGAAGACTATTCTTATCCTCCCGAAGCATTCGATCTAGCCGTTTCCGAGCTGGCTATTCACTATGTGGAGGACATGGAAACCCTCTTTCAGTCGATCTTCCAGACTTTAAAGCCCGGCGGCAGACTCGTTTTTAGTGTACAGCACCCGCTTCTAACCTCATCATTCAAAAGCAGCGAATCCGGAGAGAGCCGCAGCAGCTGGATCGTTGATGATTATTTTTATAGTGGAAAAAGAGTAGAGAACTGGATGGGTGAACAGGTCGTTAAATATCACCGCTCAACAGGAGAATACTTTTCGGCCCTTGCAAATGCAGGATTTAAGATTGAAAGTCTCACAGAACCAAAGCCGGATCCTGAGCAATTTTCAAATCCGGAGGAATACAAACGCCGCATGCGGATTCCGCTTTTCCTCTTATTCTCTTGCGTAAAAGGAGAGGACTTCATTGGATAG